From Paraburkholderia sabiae, a single genomic window includes:
- a CDS encoding amino acid ABC transporter permease: protein MIEFTLWDIARNLLLAARWTVLLSLIAFVGGGVVGLLLLAMRVSPLPWLRRVVVLYVELFQGTPLLMQLFLAFFGLPLMGIDVSPWVAATVTLTLYTSAYLADIWRGCVEAVPRGQWAAGASLGMTFAQQLRFIVWPQALKIAVAPTVGFLVQVVKSTALTSIIGFTELTKTGNMITNAAFRPFPIYGMVAVLYFLMCFPLTWWARVLERKHKVTQHR, encoded by the coding sequence ATGATCGAATTCACGCTCTGGGACATTGCGCGTAATTTGCTGCTTGCGGCGCGCTGGACGGTGTTGCTGTCGTTGATTGCGTTTGTCGGCGGCGGTGTTGTCGGCTTGTTGTTGCTCGCGATGCGGGTGTCGCCGTTGCCCTGGCTGCGCCGCGTTGTCGTGCTGTATGTCGAGCTGTTTCAGGGTACGCCTTTGCTGATGCAACTGTTTCTGGCGTTCTTTGGTTTGCCGTTGATGGGCATCGATGTGTCGCCCTGGGTGGCGGCTACCGTCACTTTGACGCTTTATACCAGTGCTTATCTCGCCGATATCTGGCGGGGATGTGTCGAAGCTGTTCCGCGGGGGCAGTGGGCCGCTGGGGCTAGTCTTGGGATGACGTTTGCGCAGCAATTGCGGTTTATTGTCTGGCCGCAGGCCTTGAAGATTGCTGTTGCTCCTACCGTTGGTTTTCTTGTGCAGGTCGTGAAGAGTACTGCTCTCACTTCTATCATTGGGTTCACCGAGCTTACCAAGACCGGCAACATGATTACTAATGCTGCGTTTCGGCCGTTTCCTATCTATGGGATGGTTGCTGTTTTGTATTTTTTAATGTGTTTTCCTTTGACCTGGTGGGCTCGGGTTTTGGAGCGGAAGCATAAGGTTACGCAGCATCGTTGA
- a CDS encoding amino acid ABC transporter permease, producing MSYTFDFSSFDMYAGMLVRGVGVTLGLTAVSTVLGGLVGIAGAVVAASGPKWARWLTASYVEVIRNTPFLVQLFFVFFGLPSLGIHIDEIQAAILAMTVNLGAYAIEIVRAGIDSIPRGQVQAAQALGLQGRQVFRHVVLPQAIANVFPALLSQVLIVMLGSAVVSQISVPDLTYAANYIQSRNFRSFEAYVIITTTYLVLSIVLRQVLNRLGKGLFAGRAARSADTSKRGFFSLRGARAAASTTERSS from the coding sequence ATGAGTTACACGTTCGATTTCAGCAGTTTCGACATGTATGCGGGGATGCTCGTGCGTGGCGTTGGTGTGACGCTCGGGCTGACGGCGGTATCGACCGTGCTCGGCGGACTGGTGGGCATTGCGGGCGCGGTGGTGGCCGCGTCCGGGCCGAAGTGGGCGCGCTGGCTGACCGCTTCCTATGTCGAGGTGATCCGCAACACGCCGTTCCTGGTGCAGCTGTTCTTCGTGTTTTTCGGGCTGCCGAGTCTCGGCATACACATCGACGAAATACAGGCCGCGATTCTCGCGATGACGGTAAACCTTGGCGCGTACGCAATTGAAATCGTGCGTGCGGGGATCGACTCGATACCGCGCGGCCAGGTTCAGGCAGCGCAAGCGCTCGGCTTGCAGGGACGTCAGGTGTTCCGTCATGTCGTGTTGCCGCAGGCGATTGCCAATGTGTTTCCTGCGCTGTTGAGTCAGGTGTTGATCGTGATGCTCGGCTCGGCTGTCGTGTCGCAGATCTCGGTGCCCGATCTGACTTACGCGGCGAACTATATCCAGTCGCGCAACTTCCGATCGTTCGAGGCGTACGTGATCATCACGACGACGTATCTGGTGTTGTCGATCGTATTGCGGCAGGTGTTGAACCGGCTTGGCAAGGGCCTTTTTGCAGGACGCGCCGCACGTTCCGCCGATACGTCGAAGCGTGGCTTTTTCTCATTGCGCGGCGCGCGTGCTGCTGCATCGACGACGGAGCGCTCGTCATGA
- a CDS encoding transporter substrate-binding domain-containing protein has protein sequence MTTAAFSRRRFTRAFAALAFAGAALTAFAPAAHADALDTIAKSGVVRVGVFMDYPPFGSIGPDMKPQGYDIDVANLIGKSLGAKVELVAVTGDNRMAYLADHKADMLLSVGQTPEREKVIDFSQPYAPYYLAVFGPKSLKVKDANDLAGKSISVARGTLEDLSVTKIAPPSANIKRFDDPNGAISAFLSGQVQLMVVGNDVGATILARHPANDPEQKFSLFSSPDHVGLNKNEPRLLKKVDETIARARKDGTMNAISQKWLRAPLPENL, from the coding sequence ATGACCACCGCCGCTTTCTCTCGCCGCCGCTTCACCCGCGCATTCGCCGCGCTCGCTTTCGCAGGCGCCGCGCTTACCGCCTTCGCGCCGGCCGCGCATGCGGACGCGCTCGATACGATCGCGAAGTCGGGCGTGGTGCGCGTCGGCGTGTTCATGGACTATCCGCCGTTCGGCTCGATCGGTCCGGACATGAAGCCGCAAGGCTATGACATCGACGTCGCGAACCTGATCGGCAAGTCGCTCGGCGCGAAGGTCGAACTCGTGGCCGTGACGGGCGACAACCGCATGGCCTATCTCGCCGACCACAAGGCGGACATGCTGCTGAGCGTCGGCCAGACGCCCGAGCGCGAAAAGGTGATCGATTTCTCGCAGCCTTATGCGCCCTACTACCTCGCCGTGTTCGGGCCGAAGTCGCTGAAAGTGAAGGACGCGAACGATCTGGCGGGCAAGAGCATTTCTGTCGCGCGCGGCACGCTGGAGGACCTGAGCGTGACGAAGATCGCGCCGCCGTCGGCGAACATCAAACGTTTCGACGATCCGAACGGTGCTATTTCGGCGTTTCTTTCTGGTCAGGTACAGTTGATGGTCGTCGGTAACGATGTGGGCGCGACGATCCTCGCGCGCCATCCTGCCAACGATCCCGAGCAGAAGTTCTCGCTGTTCAGTTCGCCCGATCACGTCGGCCTGAACAAGAACGAGCCGCGTCTGCTGAAGAAAGTCGACGAGACCATCGCGCGCGCCCGCAAGGACGGCACGATGAACGCGATTTCGCAGAAGTGGCTGCGCGCGCCGCTGCCCGAAAATCTCTAA
- a CDS encoding LysR substrate-binding domain-containing protein codes for MRRLPPLNALQIFETVARHRSFTRAAEHLCLTQGAVSRQILALEDYYQFPLFKRHAKGLTLTAEGELLLPAVKESFARIEEISLRLTRQRTDLALKVPTCVMRWMLPKIMQFQADYPDLHVQITTTWQHDVDFQVEPFDAAIVYGTSAGADVQAVPLFEERLTPVCAPQLLQDKPLVKAADLSRHTLLHPTRDHRDWKMWLDHVDARDVDANLGPSFDTLDLATNAALQGFGVAISDLALIEEDVAAQRLVRPFDTVLTTGARYYFVYPDSVAHQQKVNLFRDWIDRNWAT; via the coding sequence ATGCGACGACTTCCGCCACTGAATGCCCTGCAGATCTTCGAGACCGTCGCGCGCCATCGCAGCTTCACGCGCGCAGCCGAGCATCTGTGTCTCACGCAAGGCGCCGTGAGCCGGCAGATTCTCGCGCTCGAAGACTACTATCAGTTCCCGCTCTTCAAACGGCACGCAAAGGGCCTGACGTTGACGGCGGAAGGTGAACTGCTGCTGCCCGCCGTCAAGGAGAGCTTTGCGCGCATCGAAGAGATTTCGCTGCGTCTCACGCGGCAACGCACCGATCTCGCGTTGAAGGTGCCGACCTGCGTGATGCGCTGGATGCTGCCGAAAATCATGCAGTTCCAGGCCGACTATCCCGATCTGCACGTGCAGATCACGACGACATGGCAGCACGACGTCGACTTCCAGGTCGAGCCATTCGATGCCGCGATCGTCTATGGCACGTCGGCGGGCGCGGACGTGCAGGCCGTGCCGCTTTTCGAGGAACGGCTCACGCCCGTGTGCGCGCCGCAGCTGTTGCAGGACAAGCCGCTTGTAAAGGCCGCCGATCTGTCGCGGCACACGCTGTTGCATCCGACGCGCGATCACCGCGACTGGAAGATGTGGCTCGATCACGTGGACGCGCGCGACGTCGATGCGAATCTCGGCCCGAGCTTCGATACGCTCGACCTCGCGACGAACGCCGCGTTACAGGGCTTCGGCGTGGCGATCAGCGATCTCGCGCTGATCGAAGAGGACGTGGCGGCGCAACGGCTCGTGCGTCCGTTCGATACCGTGCTCACGACGGGCGCGCGCTACTACTTCGTGTATCCCGACAGCGTCGCGCATCAGCAGAAGGTCAATCTGTTTCGCGACTGGATCGACCGCAACTGGGCGACGTGA